In Candidatus Deferrimicrobiaceae bacterium, one genomic interval encodes:
- a CDS encoding cation diffusion facilitator family transporter, whose product MANGLPKEERDRKRIGTARFSVGSAVTLAATKLVVGVASGSLGILSSAFDNLADILMSGVNYLSIRKSMEPADSSHPYGHGKVETLGTVFMSVVVALTGIWIVWEGIRRLRAGIVPRSVDTGLVVMALSVVASWYISERIRKAGEETGSPALAADSLHFRTDVWSGGGILASLLAYRVTGWRWLDPGAAVIVGGYIVTAAFPILREALGDLLDRSLPNETVERIRHIIDSHRPLVVDYHKLRTRRSGSEKHVDFHVVVCSQYLLEDAHRLADHLEREVSQALGNAQVVTHIDPCDLECPGKDHCERILSTIRNLEVLEKEP is encoded by the coding sequence ATGGCGAACGGGCTCCCGAAGGAGGAGAGGGACCGGAAGCGGATCGGAACGGCCCGCTTCTCCGTGGGGAGCGCGGTCACCCTCGCCGCGACCAAGCTTGTCGTCGGGGTCGCAAGCGGCTCCTTGGGCATCCTCTCCTCCGCGTTCGACAACCTGGCGGACATCCTCATGTCGGGGGTGAACTACCTCTCCATCCGGAAGTCGATGGAGCCCGCCGACTCCTCCCATCCGTACGGCCACGGGAAGGTGGAAACGCTCGGCACGGTCTTCATGTCGGTGGTCGTCGCCCTGACGGGAATATGGATCGTCTGGGAAGGGATCCGCCGGCTGCGCGCCGGGATCGTCCCGCGCTCGGTGGACACGGGGCTCGTCGTCATGGCCTTGTCGGTCGTCGCCTCCTGGTACATCTCCGAGCGGATCCGGAAGGCGGGGGAGGAGACCGGCTCGCCCGCTCTTGCGGCGGATTCCCTCCACTTCCGGACCGATGTCTGGTCGGGGGGGGGGATCCTGGCCTCCCTTCTCGCGTACCGCGTGACCGGGTGGAGGTGGCTGGACCCCGGGGCGGCCGTGATCGTGGGCGGGTATATCGTCACCGCGGCCTTTCCCATCCTCCGGGAGGCGCTGGGGGACCTTCTGGACCGCAGCCTCCCGAACGAAACGGTGGAGAGGATCCGGCACATCATCGACAGCCACCGGCCCCTCGTGGTCGACTATCACAAACTGCGCACGCGGCGCTCCGGCTCAGAGAAGCACGTGGACTTCCACGTCGTCGTCTGCAGCCAGTACCTCCTGGAGGACGCCCACCGGCTGGCGGATCACCTCGAAAGGGAGGTTTCCCAGGCGCTGGGCAATGCCCAAGTCGTGACCCACATCGACCCGTGCGATCTCGAGTGCCCCGGGAAGGACCACTGCGAGCGGATCCTCTCCACAATCCGGAATCTGGAGGTTCTTGAAAAGGAGCCG